A genomic segment from Stappia indica encodes:
- a CDS encoding tripartite tricarboxylate transporter TctB family protein — protein MGLGKPQVIAALLFSLVGAGALALAASYPMGTLTRMEAGFFPVMLSLSLIVLALVAAIQDRNASAEPVGIRLWPFVCIMGGIALWALLIERAGFFAATFLLTVCTAAAEVENTILRGIVLAACVSLGGYALFVLGLGIPLTPFGR, from the coding sequence ATGGGTCTTGGAAAGCCGCAGGTCATTGCAGCACTTCTGTTTTCGCTCGTGGGCGCGGGGGCTCTGGCGCTCGCTGCGTCCTATCCCATGGGCACGCTGACGCGCATGGAAGCCGGGTTCTTTCCGGTGATGCTGAGTCTTTCGCTGATCGTGCTGGCGCTGGTCGCCGCGATCCAGGACCGCAACGCAAGCGCCGAGCCGGTCGGCATCCGCCTCTGGCCCTTCGTCTGCATCATGGGCGGCATCGCCTTGTGGGCCCTGCTGATCGAGCGGGCCGGTTTCTTCGCCGCCACGTTCCTGCTCACCGTGTGCACGGCCGCTGCCGAGGTCGAGAACACGATCCTGCGCGGCATCGTTCTCGCCGCCTGCGTCTCGCTGGGCGGCTATGCGCTGTTCGTGCTCGGTCTCGGCATCCCGCTCACCCCGTTCGGAAGATAA
- a CDS encoding GntR family transcriptional regulator — translation MEQRQAKTIVDGVFERILGKVIGGEIPPGGAVNELALAAEFNVSRGPVREAVKRLQGTGLITKEPFLKARVINLTVSDMIQIFQLREAVEAMSVRLATMTMSSAEIDDLLLAFSSGKNGSEMPVLDIHVRIAEGSGNERIRALLCEELYYLLRLYRVQSGRMPGRRETAYSEHWQILRAMKARDPDLAESLMRAHIARATQTLQNLLVEQGAEQGAAPGTGPGTGPGTGPEPRPGRSRGKG, via the coding sequence GTGGAACAAAGACAGGCAAAGACGATCGTTGACGGGGTCTTCGAGCGCATTCTCGGCAAGGTTATCGGGGGGGAAATCCCGCCCGGCGGTGCGGTCAACGAGCTCGCGCTGGCCGCCGAATTCAATGTCAGCCGCGGCCCCGTGCGCGAGGCGGTGAAGCGGCTGCAGGGAACCGGGCTGATCACCAAGGAGCCCTTCCTGAAGGCGAGGGTGATCAATCTCACCGTCTCCGACATGATCCAGATCTTCCAGCTGCGCGAGGCGGTCGAGGCCATGTCGGTCAGGCTGGCCACGATGACCATGTCCAGCGCGGAGATCGACGACCTGCTGCTCGCCTTCAGCAGCGGCAAGAACGGGTCCGAGATGCCGGTGCTCGACATTCATGTGCGGATCGCGGAAGGCAGCGGCAACGAGAGGATCCGCGCCTTGTTGTGCGAGGAACTCTACTATCTGCTGCGGCTCTACCGGGTGCAGTCCGGGCGCATGCCCGGGCGGCGCGAGACGGCCTATTCCGAGCACTGGCAGATCCTGCGGGCCATGAAGGCGCGCGATCCGGACCTGGCCGAGTCGCTGATGCGGGCGCATATCGCGCGGGCCACCCAGACGCTGCAGAACCTGCTGGTCGAGCAGGGCGCCGAGCAGGGAGCCGCGCCGGGCACCGGGCCGGGCACTGGGCCGGGAACTGGGCCGGAGCCGCGCCCCGGCCGCTCTCGCGGCAAGGGCTGA
- a CDS encoding tripartite tricarboxylate transporter substrate binding protein produces the protein MRKLLTGLLSGLAIIAGGAAALAADYPTRPITVIVPYSPGGTDTLARTLARDVSENLGQPVVVETKPGAGGTIGGAFVANADPDGYTLLFAVSSVQTVAPHQRELPYGFDALRAVARVAVGPNVMAARVGAPFATLEEMVAYAKANPDKVSYGSAGTGGATHIAAEAVARAAGIDLFHIPFKGVTPAVASAVAGEVDLVLGFAAAILPQVEGGKLVALAQLGATRAKLAPDLPTLIEGGVDLALPANIGFWAPAGTPDEVVEAFSDAVRKAIEGQTMTNYAAQTLTELDYAGPTAFGEALVAEDAFYKELLSSIDFSQ, from the coding sequence ATGAGGAAGCTGCTGACAGGACTACTGAGCGGATTGGCCATCATCGCGGGAGGCGCTGCGGCCCTTGCCGCGGACTATCCGACGCGCCCGATCACCGTCATCGTGCCGTATTCGCCGGGGGGCACGGACACGCTCGCCCGCACCCTTGCCAGGGACGTTTCCGAAAACCTCGGCCAGCCCGTGGTCGTGGAAACCAAGCCCGGCGCGGGCGGCACCATCGGCGGGGCCTTCGTCGCCAATGCCGATCCGGACGGCTATACGCTGCTGTTCGCGGTCAGCTCGGTGCAGACCGTCGCGCCGCATCAGCGCGAGCTTCCCTATGGCTTCGATGCGCTGCGCGCGGTCGCCCGCGTCGCGGTCGGACCCAATGTCATGGCCGCCCGCGTCGGCGCGCCGTTCGCGACCCTGGAAGAGATGGTCGCCTACGCCAAGGCAAATCCCGACAAGGTCAGCTACGGCAGCGCCGGCACCGGCGGGGCGACCCATATCGCGGCGGAAGCCGTTGCCCGGGCCGCCGGCATCGACCTGTTCCACATCCCCTTCAAGGGCGTGACGCCTGCCGTTGCCTCCGCCGTTGCCGGGGAGGTCGACCTGGTGCTCGGCTTCGCCGCAGCGATCCTGCCGCAGGTCGAGGGCGGCAAGCTGGTGGCCCTGGCCCAGCTCGGTGCGACCCGGGCCAAGCTGGCACCGGACCTGCCGACGCTCATCGAGGGCGGCGTCGACCTGGCGCTTCCCGCCAATATCGGTTTCTGGGCGCCCGCCGGAACGCCGGACGAGGTGGTCGAGGCATTCTCGGACGCGGTGCGCAAGGCCATCGAGGGACAGACCATGACGAACTATGCCGCGCAGACGCTGACGGAACTGGACTATGCCGGGCCGACGGCGTTCGGCGAGGCGCTCGTCGCCGAGGACGCCTTCTACAAGGAGCTGCTGTCGAGCATCGACTTCTCGCAGTAA
- the acnA gene encoding aconitate hydratase AcnA — MSPDPIPLTRLSGAVAADTQCVDLRAMLARRDRPLPKSLMVVLDNLCRQARTAGDVAADLATDIAAVADWTPGAPELIVPVSVTRVILPDSSGLPALMDLAAARDAVSRSGGDPARIEPAVPVTLVIDHSLIVDFAGRPDAEQLNARREYARNGERYAFFKWAEQAFENLRIVPPGAGIIHQVHLEKLAAVVASQPLGDGRSLAFPELVLGCDSHTTMINGIGVLGWGVGGIDGEMAALGHPHTLRIPEVVGVRLLGDLPAGTTPTDLVLTITRRLREHGVVGAFVEFFGDGLDRLAVADRATIANMAPEYGATVGFFPIDRQTIDYLAQSGRMPEQIALVEAYAKASGLYREPGAAEADYSAVVEIDLGSICASVAGPKRPQDLIPLTDVASAFRRGLAAPVAEGGYGLSDAERSATVEVELDGQPVTLRNGSILVAAITSCTNTSNPTVMIGAGLLARNARALGLSVPAWVKTSLAPGSRLVGDYLSDAGLLDPLEQLGFHIVGYGCTTCSGKSGPIHPDLEAGLRDANLVAAAVLSGNRNFEGRIHKTCRANFLASPPLVVAYALAGRVDIDFGSEPLGITPQGREIFLRDIWPDPQEIAALVGASQNPQRFRASYAGLYAGSDLWRGLESKTGPLFAWDETSTYIKRPPFFEMAATPLPDAIEGARVLVKCGDSLTTDHITPSGEILPDSVAGRYLLDAGVAPQDFNAVTQRRGNHEFMARITFDNPRLKNHLAGRAEGGLTRLSADGPVTAVYDAARQLREQGRPAIVIAGRDYGMGSSRDWAAKGPRLLGVVAVLARSYERIHRSNLIGMGIIPLRFAPEQSAETLGLDGFETYRFANLHEAVACGAPVCATAEKEDGTIVSFTAQVATAGTFERDLLQRGGLFSMLLGQQADPLHGNTQRSNR, encoded by the coding sequence TTGTCACCGGATCCGATCCCCCTCACCCGACTGTCCGGAGCCGTTGCCGCCGACACCCAATGCGTCGACCTGCGGGCGATGCTGGCCCGGCGCGACCGCCCGCTGCCGAAGTCGCTGATGGTCGTCCTCGACAACCTGTGCCGGCAGGCGCGGACCGCCGGCGACGTTGCGGCGGACCTTGCGACGGACATTGCGGCGGTCGCGGACTGGACGCCCGGCGCACCGGAGCTGATCGTGCCGGTGAGCGTGACGCGGGTGATCCTCCCCGATTCCAGCGGCCTGCCGGCGCTGATGGACCTCGCCGCCGCGCGCGATGCGGTTTCCCGCTCGGGCGGCGACCCCGCCCGGATCGAGCCGGCGGTGCCGGTGACGCTCGTCATCGACCATTCCCTGATCGTCGACTTCGCCGGGCGGCCGGACGCGGAACAGCTCAATGCCCGCCGGGAATACGCCCGCAACGGCGAACGCTACGCCTTCTTCAAGTGGGCCGAACAGGCGTTCGAGAACCTGAGGATCGTGCCGCCGGGCGCGGGCATCATCCACCAGGTCCATCTCGAGAAGCTCGCCGCCGTGGTTGCCTCGCAGCCGCTCGGCGACGGCCGGAGCCTGGCGTTTCCGGAACTGGTCCTCGGCTGCGATTCCCACACGACGATGATCAACGGCATCGGTGTGCTGGGCTGGGGCGTCGGCGGGATCGACGGCGAGATGGCCGCTCTGGGCCATCCCCATACGCTGCGCATCCCGGAAGTCGTCGGCGTTCGCCTCCTCGGCGACCTGCCGGCCGGCACGACGCCGACCGACCTGGTCCTGACGATCACCAGGCGCCTGCGCGAGCACGGGGTGGTCGGAGCGTTCGTCGAGTTCTTCGGAGACGGCCTCGACCGGCTTGCGGTCGCCGACCGCGCCACCATCGCCAACATGGCGCCGGAATACGGGGCGACCGTCGGCTTCTTCCCGATCGACCGCCAGACGATCGACTATCTCGCCCAGTCGGGGCGCATGCCGGAGCAGATCGCGCTGGTGGAGGCCTATGCGAAGGCGTCCGGCCTCTACCGCGAGCCCGGCGCGGCCGAGGCGGACTATTCGGCGGTGGTCGAGATCGACCTCGGCAGCATCTGCGCCAGCGTCGCGGGCCCGAAACGGCCGCAGGACTTGATCCCGCTCACCGACGTGGCCTCCGCGTTCCGGCGGGGGCTCGCCGCCCCGGTCGCCGAGGGAGGCTACGGCCTGTCCGACGCCGAGCGCTCCGCCACCGTCGAGGTCGAGCTCGACGGCCAGCCGGTCACCTTGCGCAACGGCAGCATCCTGGTGGCGGCGATCACGTCCTGCACCAACACGTCCAACCCGACCGTGATGATCGGCGCCGGCCTGCTGGCCCGCAACGCACGGGCGCTCGGCCTGTCGGTGCCGGCATGGGTCAAGACCTCGCTGGCGCCCGGCTCCCGCCTCGTCGGCGACTACCTGTCGGATGCCGGCCTGCTGGATCCGCTGGAGCAGCTGGGCTTCCACATCGTCGGCTATGGCTGCACCACCTGTTCGGGAAAGTCCGGGCCGATCCATCCGGACCTGGAAGCGGGCTTGCGCGATGCGAACCTGGTCGCCGCCGCCGTGCTGTCGGGCAACCGGAACTTCGAGGGACGCATCCACAAGACCTGCCGGGCGAACTTCCTCGCCTCGCCGCCGCTGGTGGTGGCCTATGCGCTCGCCGGCCGGGTCGACATCGATTTCGGAAGCGAGCCCCTCGGCATCACTCCGCAGGGGCGCGAGATCTTCCTCCGCGACATCTGGCCCGACCCGCAGGAGATCGCAGCGCTCGTCGGCGCGAGCCAGAACCCGCAGCGGTTCCGCGCCAGCTATGCCGGCCTTTACGCGGGATCGGACCTGTGGCGCGGCCTCGAAAGCAAGACGGGCCCGCTCTTCGCGTGGGACGAAACGTCGACCTATATCAAGCGCCCGCCCTTCTTCGAGATGGCGGCCACCCCGCTGCCCGATGCCATCGAGGGCGCGCGGGTCCTGGTGAAATGCGGCGATTCCCTCACCACCGATCACATCACGCCAAGCGGCGAGATCCTGCCCGACAGCGTCGCGGGGCGCTATCTGCTGGACGCCGGCGTCGCGCCGCAGGACTTCAACGCGGTGACCCAGCGGCGCGGGAACCACGAGTTCATGGCCCGCATCACCTTCGACAACCCGCGCCTGAAGAACCATCTGGCCGGGCGCGCGGAGGGCGGGCTGACCCGGCTGTCCGCGGACGGGCCGGTGACGGCGGTGTACGACGCGGCGCGCCAGCTCCGCGAGCAGGGTCGTCCGGCGATCGTCATCGCGGGCCGGGACTACGGCATGGGGTCGAGCCGCGACTGGGCGGCAAAGGGGCCAAGGCTCCTGGGCGTCGTCGCCGTCCTCGCCCGCTCCTATGAACGCATCCACCGCTCGAACCTCATCGGCATGGGCATCATCCCCCTCCGCTTCGCGCCGGAACAATCGGCCGAGACGCTCGGCCTCGACGGGTTCGAGACCTACCGGTTCGCCAACCTGCACGAGGCGGTCGCCTGCGGCGCGCCCGTTTGCGCGACAGCGGAAAAGGAAGACGGGACCATCGTCTCCTTCACGGCACAGGTGGCCACCGCCGGCACGTTCGAACGCGACCTCCTGCAACGGGGTGGGCTGTTCTCGATGCTGCTCGGCCAGCAGGCGGATCCCCTTCACGGCAACACCCAACGGAGCAACCGATGA
- a CDS encoding isocitrate lyase/PEP mutase family protein: MTKTKARIYREMLAGDDLIVSPGAYDGYSARLAEAAGYKTVATSGAAISNSRMGIADMGIMGLSENLDQCRAIVRAVSVPVTCDADTGYGNPVNVFHTVREFEAIGAVGINIEDQVSPKRCGHMPGKEVVGTAEMQKKIEAACLARSDDDFVIIARTDALAVEGIEGVERRVRAYVEAGADVIFVDAVNSEETIGRVVAASAVPVSVNMGFGIRSRPTTPLIPLPRLKQLGVRRISLPRMLPAAAIMGMRTALELMQQVVATGEPIDRPDLLVGIDEIMSLMDYDSARKLEAQLLTLEAFEAKYQKSH, from the coding sequence ATGACAAAGACAAAGGCTCGGATCTACAGGGAGATGCTGGCGGGAGACGACCTGATCGTCAGTCCCGGCGCCTATGACGGATACAGCGCGCGGCTGGCCGAAGCTGCCGGCTACAAGACCGTGGCGACGAGCGGGGCGGCGATTTCCAACTCGCGGATGGGCATCGCCGACATGGGCATCATGGGCCTGAGCGAGAACCTCGACCAGTGCCGGGCCATCGTGCGGGCCGTGTCGGTCCCGGTGACCTGCGACGCCGACACGGGCTACGGCAATCCCGTCAATGTCTTCCATACCGTGCGGGAATTCGAGGCGATCGGCGCCGTCGGCATCAACATCGAGGACCAGGTCAGTCCGAAGCGATGCGGCCACATGCCGGGCAAGGAAGTCGTCGGCACGGCGGAGATGCAGAAGAAGATCGAGGCGGCGTGCCTTGCGCGAAGCGACGACGACTTCGTCATCATCGCCCGCACCGACGCGCTCGCGGTCGAGGGCATCGAAGGCGTCGAGCGGCGCGTGCGCGCCTATGTCGAGGCCGGCGCCGACGTGATCTTCGTCGATGCGGTGAATTCCGAGGAGACCATCGGCCGGGTCGTGGCCGCATCCGCCGTCCCGGTCTCGGTGAACATGGGCTTCGGCATTCGCAGCCGCCCGACCACCCCCCTGATCCCGCTGCCGCGGCTGAAGCAGCTCGGCGTGCGCCGCATCAGCCTGCCGCGCATGCTGCCGGCCGCCGCAATCATGGGCATGCGCACTGCGCTGGAACTGATGCAGCAGGTCGTCGCAACCGGCGAGCCGATCGACCGGCCCGACCTGCTTGTGGGCATCGACGAGATCATGTCGCTGATGGACTACGACAGCGCCCGAAAGCTCGAGGCGCAATTGCTGACGCTCGAGGCGTTCGAAGCGAAGTACCAGAAATCCCACTAG